One Misgurnus anguillicaudatus chromosome 22, ASM2758022v2, whole genome shotgun sequence DNA segment encodes these proteins:
- the stard8 gene encoding stAR-related lipid transfer protein 8 isoform X1 — MDKSGNGQQARCLTTQFRESTYKALTLLRRKTKQRQIAELEAKEACDWLRAAGFPQYAQFYEASLFPIEISAVRRDHEFLDHDSLKALCRRLMTLNKCAAMSLAVHFQCKQQSEDSEEDDACALSSRWAFQRESKTWSRLRTLSPNPVIPGSRTATLRPSGSSDSVLSDNSLLDVTSLTSDLSASSLSLDSTRETTSPDVATFSEVGVREDSSPVCVSTSQDENDEAGSSSSLLSITKKPKRPSRTFLRRRESVKKRDREKTTAPKSGSTVARHQPPADLRCTSDTSLPGKTTSMCRTSKDVAWKSHTICRSNISQQVSLPLHKPRRGCLYLEDYQLTWEMPKLTNQKCQQRKEDRVVHLPFDHKPGTFPKSLSIESIYPVSNSQSPDHIDWAEDGDLSLDGSVSRSGSQDFLSSGFAKRRNSVSSIGSIYDNVPEATGRQCNTFDPGKDKTFEHLDDILKHVHGLQHNIDEWSRSLGIQPPDQSNESESTADTTLPNSLINSLNFDERSMSDVGTTASDYDSAGNSMNEGEGEMRERRDSGVGASLTRPSRKLRWHSFQNSHRPSVTSASLEINRQSAAQLNLLQKFSLLRLTAILEKHTDTGKHGWNWVVPKFMKRSKVPAYKDKHVFGVPPIVNVQRTGQPLPQSIQQAMRYLRSQCLEKVGIFRKSGVKSRIQALRQLNENSPDHVTYQGQSAYDVADLIKQYFRDLPEPVLTSKLTDTFLHIYQFVPAEQRLQAVQAAVILLPDENREVLQTLLYFLSDIASAQENQMTADSLAVCLAPSILHLNSSKKDGASPRLMSRKGVAKPDHKDLSENMAATQCLSHMITECKKLFQIPHEMMLQSRNSYVAADAQPLPLHGLGVNALGEPVDYRGYLEDNIQCLLRETSERSKGWHHAHGPDNTELAYKKVGDGHPMRLWRVSVEMEAPPAVVLQRVLRERHLWDEDLLHSRVIETLENNTEVFHYITDSMAPHPRRNFIVLRRWCSDLPKGVCILVSSSVDHDNVQVEAGLRAVLLTSRILIEPCGMGRSRLTHYCRADIRGRSPDWYNKVFGHLCAMEVARIRSSFPVLLAHGPETKL, encoded by the exons CGTCTCTGTTCCCCATCGAGATCTCCGCTGTGAGGAGAGACCATGAGTTTCTGGATCATGATTCTCTCAAGGCATTATGCAG GAGGCTAATGACCCTGAACAAATGTGCAGCGATGAGCTTGGCGGTTCATTTCCAGTGTAAACAG CAAAGTGAGGATTCTGAAGAGGATGATGCGTGTGCTCTGAGTTCCCGTTGGGCATTTCAGCGTGAGAGTAAAACATGGTCTCGTCTCCGCACCCTTTCACCCAACCCTGTCATTCCTGGCAGCAGGACCGCAACCTTACGACCTTCAGGAAGTAGTGATAGTGTGCTGAGTGACAATAGTCTCCTAGACGTCACCTCGCTGACCTCTGACCTTAGCGCTAGCAGCTTGAGTTTGGACAGTACCCGGGAAACAACTTCTCCAGATGTCGCAACCTTCAGTGAGGTCGGAGTAAGAGAAGACTCATCGCCGGTTTGTGTCTCAACCAGCCAAGATGAAAATGATGAAGCTGGATCCTCATCTTCGTTGCTGTCCATAACAAAGAAGCCTAAGCGCCCATCTAGAACGTTCTTAAGGAGGAGAGAGTCCGTAAAGAAAAGGGATCGTGAGAAAACGACGGCACCTAAAAGCGGTTCAACGGTAGCTCGGCATCAGCCCCCCGCGGATCTGCGCTGCACATCAGATACAAGTTTGCCTGGAAAAACCACAAGCATGTGCAGAACCAGCAAAGACGTTGCATGGAAGTCACATACGATATGCCGCAGTAATATTAGTCAGCAAGTTTCTCTGCCTCTTCACAAGCCTCGCAGAGGATGCCTTTACCTAGAGGACTACCAGTTAACTTGGGAGATGCCCAAGTTAACCAATCAAAAGTGTCAGCAGAGGAAAGAGGATCGTGTGGTCCACCTCCCCTTTGACCACAAGCCTGGAACGTTTCCAAAGTCTCTGTCAATAGAGAGTATCTATCCAGTCTCCAACTCCCAAAGTCCTGATCATATTGACTGGGCAGAAGATGGAGATCTTTCATTGGACGGGAGCGTTAGTCGCAGTGGGTCACAGGACTTTCTATCCTCTGGTTTTGCGAAAAGAAGGAATTCCGTGAGCTCCATCGGAAGCATATACGACAACGTTCCGGAGGCAACGGGCAGACAGTGTAACACGTTTGACCCTGGAAAAGACAAAACCTTCGAGCATCTAGACGACATTTTAAAGCATGTGCATGGGCTGCAGCACAACATTGATGAATGGTCTCGCTCGCTCGGTATTCAGCCACCAGACCAATCCAACGAGTCAGAGTCCACAGCAGACACAACACTACCCAACAGTTTGATCAACTCGCTTAACTTTGATGAGCGTTCAATGTCAGATGTTGGGACGACAGCAAGTGATTACGATAGTGCGGGAAACTCTATGAATGAGGGAGAAGGAGAAATGAGAGAGAGGCGGGACTCTGGAGTGGGAGCATCGCTTACTAGGCCCAGCAG AAAGTTGCGTTGGCACAGTTTCCAGAACTCTCATCGTCCCAGCGTGACCTCCGCATCTTTAGAAATCAACCGGCAGTCGGCTGCTCAACTCAACCTGCTGCAGAAGTTCAGTCTTTTACGGCTGACCGCCATTCTGGAGAAACACACCGACACAGGCAAACACGGCTGGAACTG GGTGGTCCCGAAGTTTATGAAGCGTTCCAAAGTTCCAGCTTACAAAGACAAACATGTATTTGGAGTTCCACCCATTGTAAATGTCCAGCGAACCGGTCAGCCCCTCCCACAGAGCATACAGCAGGCTATGAGATACCTGCGCAGCCAGTGTCTAGAGAAG GTGGGGATATTCCGGAAATCCGGCGTTAAATCCCGCATCCAGGCCCTCAGGCAGCTCAACGAGAATTCCCCCGATCATGTGACCTACCAGGGCCAATCAGCTTATGATGTGGCTGACCTGATTAAACAGTACTTTAGGGATCTGCCCGAACCTGTGCTCACCTCCAAACTTACAGACACCTTTTTGCATATATACCAAT tcGTTCCAGCTGAACAGCGTTTACAGGCCGTCCAGGCAGCTGTAATCTTGTTGCCTGATGAGAACAGAGAGGTCCTACAGACGTTGCTCTATTTCCTCAGTGACATTGCATCCGCACAGGAAAACCAGATGACTGCAGACAGTCTGGCCGTCTGTCTCGCTCCTTCCATACTGCACCTGAACTCCTCCAAGAAAGATGGAGCTTCACcaag GCTTATGAGCAGAAAGGGGGTAGCCAAGCCAGACCACAAGGACCTGAGTGAAAACATGGCAGCCACACAGTGCCTTAGTCACATGATCACAGAATGCAAAAAGCTATTTCAG atcCCTCATGAAATGATGCTGCAGTCCAGGAATTCTTATGTGGCTGCTGACGCCCAGCCGCTGCCTCTGCATGGCCTTGGAGTCAATGCCCTGGGTGAGCCGGTGGATTACAGGGGGTATCTGGAAGACAACATTCAGTGTCTTCTCAGAGAGACATCCGAGCGGAGTAAGGGCTGGCATCACGCTCACGGACCCGATAACACTGAACTGGCTTATAAAAAG GTTGGAGATGGGCATCCGATGCGTCTCTGGCGAGTTTCGGTGGAGATGGAGGCTCCACCTGCCGTGGTGCTGCAGCGCGTTCTGCGAGAGCGCCACTTATGGGATGAAGATCTTCTGCATAGTCGAGTCATAGAGACTTTGGAAAACAACACAGAGGTCTTCCATTACATCACAGACAGCATGGCCCCTCATCCTCGCAGGAACTTTATAGTGCTCAG ACGTTGGTGTAGTGATCTTCCGAAGGGGGTGTGCATTCTCGTGTCCTCCTCTGTTGACCATGATAATGTGCAGGTGGAGGCAGGGTTACGGGCCGTTCTTCTGACATCACGCATCCTTATCGAGCCATGCGGAATGGGGCGGTCCCGACTTACACACTACTGCAGGGCCGATATACG GGGACGCTCACCTGATTGGTATAACAAAGTATTCGGTCACCTTTGTGCAATGGAGGTTGCCAGAATACGAAGCTCGTTCCCTGTTTTGTTGGCACATGGACCAGAGACAAAACTTTGA
- the stard8 gene encoding stAR-related lipid transfer protein 8 isoform X3 — protein sequence MERLSPKHRKGRELEAKEACDWLRAAGFPQYAQFYEASLFPIEISAVRRDHEFLDHDSLKALCRRLMTLNKCAAMSLAVHFQCKQQSEDSEEDDACALSSRWAFQRESKTWSRLRTLSPNPVIPGSRTATLRPSGSSDSVLSDNSLLDVTSLTSDLSASSLSLDSTRETTSPDVATFSEVGVREDSSPVCVSTSQDENDEAGSSSSLLSITKKPKRPSRTFLRRRESVKKRDREKTTAPKSGSTVARHQPPADLRCTSDTSLPGKTTSMCRTSKDVAWKSHTICRSNISQQVSLPLHKPRRGCLYLEDYQLTWEMPKLTNQKCQQRKEDRVVHLPFDHKPGTFPKSLSIESIYPVSNSQSPDHIDWAEDGDLSLDGSVSRSGSQDFLSSGFAKRRNSVSSIGSIYDNVPEATGRQCNTFDPGKDKTFEHLDDILKHVHGLQHNIDEWSRSLGIQPPDQSNESESTADTTLPNSLINSLNFDERSMSDVGTTASDYDSAGNSMNEGEGEMRERRDSGVGASLTRPSRKLRWHSFQNSHRPSVTSASLEINRQSAAQLNLLQKFSLLRLTAILEKHTDTGKHGWNWVVPKFMKRSKVPAYKDKHVFGVPPIVNVQRTGQPLPQSIQQAMRYLRSQCLEKVGIFRKSGVKSRIQALRQLNENSPDHVTYQGQSAYDVADLIKQYFRDLPEPVLTSKLTDTFLHIYQFVPAEQRLQAVQAAVILLPDENREVLQTLLYFLSDIASAQENQMTADSLAVCLAPSILHLNSSKKDGASPRLMSRKGVAKPDHKDLSENMAATQCLSHMITECKKLFQIPHEMMLQSRNSYVAADAQPLPLHGLGVNALGEPVDYRGYLEDNIQCLLRETSERSKGWHHAHGPDNTELAYKKVGDGHPMRLWRVSVEMEAPPAVVLQRVLRERHLWDEDLLHSRVIETLENNTEVFHYITDSMAPHPRRNFIVLRRWCSDLPKGVCILVSSSVDHDNVQVEAGLRAVLLTSRILIEPCGMGRSRLTHYCRADIRGRSPDWYNKVFGHLCAMEVARIRSSFPVLLAHGPETKL from the exons CGTCTCTGTTCCCCATCGAGATCTCCGCTGTGAGGAGAGACCATGAGTTTCTGGATCATGATTCTCTCAAGGCATTATGCAG GAGGCTAATGACCCTGAACAAATGTGCAGCGATGAGCTTGGCGGTTCATTTCCAGTGTAAACAG CAAAGTGAGGATTCTGAAGAGGATGATGCGTGTGCTCTGAGTTCCCGTTGGGCATTTCAGCGTGAGAGTAAAACATGGTCTCGTCTCCGCACCCTTTCACCCAACCCTGTCATTCCTGGCAGCAGGACCGCAACCTTACGACCTTCAGGAAGTAGTGATAGTGTGCTGAGTGACAATAGTCTCCTAGACGTCACCTCGCTGACCTCTGACCTTAGCGCTAGCAGCTTGAGTTTGGACAGTACCCGGGAAACAACTTCTCCAGATGTCGCAACCTTCAGTGAGGTCGGAGTAAGAGAAGACTCATCGCCGGTTTGTGTCTCAACCAGCCAAGATGAAAATGATGAAGCTGGATCCTCATCTTCGTTGCTGTCCATAACAAAGAAGCCTAAGCGCCCATCTAGAACGTTCTTAAGGAGGAGAGAGTCCGTAAAGAAAAGGGATCGTGAGAAAACGACGGCACCTAAAAGCGGTTCAACGGTAGCTCGGCATCAGCCCCCCGCGGATCTGCGCTGCACATCAGATACAAGTTTGCCTGGAAAAACCACAAGCATGTGCAGAACCAGCAAAGACGTTGCATGGAAGTCACATACGATATGCCGCAGTAATATTAGTCAGCAAGTTTCTCTGCCTCTTCACAAGCCTCGCAGAGGATGCCTTTACCTAGAGGACTACCAGTTAACTTGGGAGATGCCCAAGTTAACCAATCAAAAGTGTCAGCAGAGGAAAGAGGATCGTGTGGTCCACCTCCCCTTTGACCACAAGCCTGGAACGTTTCCAAAGTCTCTGTCAATAGAGAGTATCTATCCAGTCTCCAACTCCCAAAGTCCTGATCATATTGACTGGGCAGAAGATGGAGATCTTTCATTGGACGGGAGCGTTAGTCGCAGTGGGTCACAGGACTTTCTATCCTCTGGTTTTGCGAAAAGAAGGAATTCCGTGAGCTCCATCGGAAGCATATACGACAACGTTCCGGAGGCAACGGGCAGACAGTGTAACACGTTTGACCCTGGAAAAGACAAAACCTTCGAGCATCTAGACGACATTTTAAAGCATGTGCATGGGCTGCAGCACAACATTGATGAATGGTCTCGCTCGCTCGGTATTCAGCCACCAGACCAATCCAACGAGTCAGAGTCCACAGCAGACACAACACTACCCAACAGTTTGATCAACTCGCTTAACTTTGATGAGCGTTCAATGTCAGATGTTGGGACGACAGCAAGTGATTACGATAGTGCGGGAAACTCTATGAATGAGGGAGAAGGAGAAATGAGAGAGAGGCGGGACTCTGGAGTGGGAGCATCGCTTACTAGGCCCAGCAG AAAGTTGCGTTGGCACAGTTTCCAGAACTCTCATCGTCCCAGCGTGACCTCCGCATCTTTAGAAATCAACCGGCAGTCGGCTGCTCAACTCAACCTGCTGCAGAAGTTCAGTCTTTTACGGCTGACCGCCATTCTGGAGAAACACACCGACACAGGCAAACACGGCTGGAACTG GGTGGTCCCGAAGTTTATGAAGCGTTCCAAAGTTCCAGCTTACAAAGACAAACATGTATTTGGAGTTCCACCCATTGTAAATGTCCAGCGAACCGGTCAGCCCCTCCCACAGAGCATACAGCAGGCTATGAGATACCTGCGCAGCCAGTGTCTAGAGAAG GTGGGGATATTCCGGAAATCCGGCGTTAAATCCCGCATCCAGGCCCTCAGGCAGCTCAACGAGAATTCCCCCGATCATGTGACCTACCAGGGCCAATCAGCTTATGATGTGGCTGACCTGATTAAACAGTACTTTAGGGATCTGCCCGAACCTGTGCTCACCTCCAAACTTACAGACACCTTTTTGCATATATACCAAT tcGTTCCAGCTGAACAGCGTTTACAGGCCGTCCAGGCAGCTGTAATCTTGTTGCCTGATGAGAACAGAGAGGTCCTACAGACGTTGCTCTATTTCCTCAGTGACATTGCATCCGCACAGGAAAACCAGATGACTGCAGACAGTCTGGCCGTCTGTCTCGCTCCTTCCATACTGCACCTGAACTCCTCCAAGAAAGATGGAGCTTCACcaag GCTTATGAGCAGAAAGGGGGTAGCCAAGCCAGACCACAAGGACCTGAGTGAAAACATGGCAGCCACACAGTGCCTTAGTCACATGATCACAGAATGCAAAAAGCTATTTCAG atcCCTCATGAAATGATGCTGCAGTCCAGGAATTCTTATGTGGCTGCTGACGCCCAGCCGCTGCCTCTGCATGGCCTTGGAGTCAATGCCCTGGGTGAGCCGGTGGATTACAGGGGGTATCTGGAAGACAACATTCAGTGTCTTCTCAGAGAGACATCCGAGCGGAGTAAGGGCTGGCATCACGCTCACGGACCCGATAACACTGAACTGGCTTATAAAAAG GTTGGAGATGGGCATCCGATGCGTCTCTGGCGAGTTTCGGTGGAGATGGAGGCTCCACCTGCCGTGGTGCTGCAGCGCGTTCTGCGAGAGCGCCACTTATGGGATGAAGATCTTCTGCATAGTCGAGTCATAGAGACTTTGGAAAACAACACAGAGGTCTTCCATTACATCACAGACAGCATGGCCCCTCATCCTCGCAGGAACTTTATAGTGCTCAG ACGTTGGTGTAGTGATCTTCCGAAGGGGGTGTGCATTCTCGTGTCCTCCTCTGTTGACCATGATAATGTGCAGGTGGAGGCAGGGTTACGGGCCGTTCTTCTGACATCACGCATCCTTATCGAGCCATGCGGAATGGGGCGGTCCCGACTTACACACTACTGCAGGGCCGATATACG GGGACGCTCACCTGATTGGTATAACAAAGTATTCGGTCACCTTTGTGCAATGGAGGTTGCCAGAATACGAAGCTCGTTCCCTGTTTTGTTGGCACATGGACCAGAGACAAAACTTTGA
- the stard8 gene encoding stAR-related lipid transfer protein 8 isoform X2, which produces MAFFNCLTALISQAKKLTNCCRVRSTELEAKEACDWLRAAGFPQYAQFYEASLFPIEISAVRRDHEFLDHDSLKALCRRLMTLNKCAAMSLAVHFQCKQQSEDSEEDDACALSSRWAFQRESKTWSRLRTLSPNPVIPGSRTATLRPSGSSDSVLSDNSLLDVTSLTSDLSASSLSLDSTRETTSPDVATFSEVGVREDSSPVCVSTSQDENDEAGSSSSLLSITKKPKRPSRTFLRRRESVKKRDREKTTAPKSGSTVARHQPPADLRCTSDTSLPGKTTSMCRTSKDVAWKSHTICRSNISQQVSLPLHKPRRGCLYLEDYQLTWEMPKLTNQKCQQRKEDRVVHLPFDHKPGTFPKSLSIESIYPVSNSQSPDHIDWAEDGDLSLDGSVSRSGSQDFLSSGFAKRRNSVSSIGSIYDNVPEATGRQCNTFDPGKDKTFEHLDDILKHVHGLQHNIDEWSRSLGIQPPDQSNESESTADTTLPNSLINSLNFDERSMSDVGTTASDYDSAGNSMNEGEGEMRERRDSGVGASLTRPSRKLRWHSFQNSHRPSVTSASLEINRQSAAQLNLLQKFSLLRLTAILEKHTDTGKHGWNWVVPKFMKRSKVPAYKDKHVFGVPPIVNVQRTGQPLPQSIQQAMRYLRSQCLEKVGIFRKSGVKSRIQALRQLNENSPDHVTYQGQSAYDVADLIKQYFRDLPEPVLTSKLTDTFLHIYQFVPAEQRLQAVQAAVILLPDENREVLQTLLYFLSDIASAQENQMTADSLAVCLAPSILHLNSSKKDGASPRLMSRKGVAKPDHKDLSENMAATQCLSHMITECKKLFQIPHEMMLQSRNSYVAADAQPLPLHGLGVNALGEPVDYRGYLEDNIQCLLRETSERSKGWHHAHGPDNTELAYKKVGDGHPMRLWRVSVEMEAPPAVVLQRVLRERHLWDEDLLHSRVIETLENNTEVFHYITDSMAPHPRRNFIVLRRWCSDLPKGVCILVSSSVDHDNVQVEAGLRAVLLTSRILIEPCGMGRSRLTHYCRADIRGRSPDWYNKVFGHLCAMEVARIRSSFPVLLAHGPETKL; this is translated from the exons CGTCTCTGTTCCCCATCGAGATCTCCGCTGTGAGGAGAGACCATGAGTTTCTGGATCATGATTCTCTCAAGGCATTATGCAG GAGGCTAATGACCCTGAACAAATGTGCAGCGATGAGCTTGGCGGTTCATTTCCAGTGTAAACAG CAAAGTGAGGATTCTGAAGAGGATGATGCGTGTGCTCTGAGTTCCCGTTGGGCATTTCAGCGTGAGAGTAAAACATGGTCTCGTCTCCGCACCCTTTCACCCAACCCTGTCATTCCTGGCAGCAGGACCGCAACCTTACGACCTTCAGGAAGTAGTGATAGTGTGCTGAGTGACAATAGTCTCCTAGACGTCACCTCGCTGACCTCTGACCTTAGCGCTAGCAGCTTGAGTTTGGACAGTACCCGGGAAACAACTTCTCCAGATGTCGCAACCTTCAGTGAGGTCGGAGTAAGAGAAGACTCATCGCCGGTTTGTGTCTCAACCAGCCAAGATGAAAATGATGAAGCTGGATCCTCATCTTCGTTGCTGTCCATAACAAAGAAGCCTAAGCGCCCATCTAGAACGTTCTTAAGGAGGAGAGAGTCCGTAAAGAAAAGGGATCGTGAGAAAACGACGGCACCTAAAAGCGGTTCAACGGTAGCTCGGCATCAGCCCCCCGCGGATCTGCGCTGCACATCAGATACAAGTTTGCCTGGAAAAACCACAAGCATGTGCAGAACCAGCAAAGACGTTGCATGGAAGTCACATACGATATGCCGCAGTAATATTAGTCAGCAAGTTTCTCTGCCTCTTCACAAGCCTCGCAGAGGATGCCTTTACCTAGAGGACTACCAGTTAACTTGGGAGATGCCCAAGTTAACCAATCAAAAGTGTCAGCAGAGGAAAGAGGATCGTGTGGTCCACCTCCCCTTTGACCACAAGCCTGGAACGTTTCCAAAGTCTCTGTCAATAGAGAGTATCTATCCAGTCTCCAACTCCCAAAGTCCTGATCATATTGACTGGGCAGAAGATGGAGATCTTTCATTGGACGGGAGCGTTAGTCGCAGTGGGTCACAGGACTTTCTATCCTCTGGTTTTGCGAAAAGAAGGAATTCCGTGAGCTCCATCGGAAGCATATACGACAACGTTCCGGAGGCAACGGGCAGACAGTGTAACACGTTTGACCCTGGAAAAGACAAAACCTTCGAGCATCTAGACGACATTTTAAAGCATGTGCATGGGCTGCAGCACAACATTGATGAATGGTCTCGCTCGCTCGGTATTCAGCCACCAGACCAATCCAACGAGTCAGAGTCCACAGCAGACACAACACTACCCAACAGTTTGATCAACTCGCTTAACTTTGATGAGCGTTCAATGTCAGATGTTGGGACGACAGCAAGTGATTACGATAGTGCGGGAAACTCTATGAATGAGGGAGAAGGAGAAATGAGAGAGAGGCGGGACTCTGGAGTGGGAGCATCGCTTACTAGGCCCAGCAG AAAGTTGCGTTGGCACAGTTTCCAGAACTCTCATCGTCCCAGCGTGACCTCCGCATCTTTAGAAATCAACCGGCAGTCGGCTGCTCAACTCAACCTGCTGCAGAAGTTCAGTCTTTTACGGCTGACCGCCATTCTGGAGAAACACACCGACACAGGCAAACACGGCTGGAACTG GGTGGTCCCGAAGTTTATGAAGCGTTCCAAAGTTCCAGCTTACAAAGACAAACATGTATTTGGAGTTCCACCCATTGTAAATGTCCAGCGAACCGGTCAGCCCCTCCCACAGAGCATACAGCAGGCTATGAGATACCTGCGCAGCCAGTGTCTAGAGAAG GTGGGGATATTCCGGAAATCCGGCGTTAAATCCCGCATCCAGGCCCTCAGGCAGCTCAACGAGAATTCCCCCGATCATGTGACCTACCAGGGCCAATCAGCTTATGATGTGGCTGACCTGATTAAACAGTACTTTAGGGATCTGCCCGAACCTGTGCTCACCTCCAAACTTACAGACACCTTTTTGCATATATACCAAT tcGTTCCAGCTGAACAGCGTTTACAGGCCGTCCAGGCAGCTGTAATCTTGTTGCCTGATGAGAACAGAGAGGTCCTACAGACGTTGCTCTATTTCCTCAGTGACATTGCATCCGCACAGGAAAACCAGATGACTGCAGACAGTCTGGCCGTCTGTCTCGCTCCTTCCATACTGCACCTGAACTCCTCCAAGAAAGATGGAGCTTCACcaag GCTTATGAGCAGAAAGGGGGTAGCCAAGCCAGACCACAAGGACCTGAGTGAAAACATGGCAGCCACACAGTGCCTTAGTCACATGATCACAGAATGCAAAAAGCTATTTCAG atcCCTCATGAAATGATGCTGCAGTCCAGGAATTCTTATGTGGCTGCTGACGCCCAGCCGCTGCCTCTGCATGGCCTTGGAGTCAATGCCCTGGGTGAGCCGGTGGATTACAGGGGGTATCTGGAAGACAACATTCAGTGTCTTCTCAGAGAGACATCCGAGCGGAGTAAGGGCTGGCATCACGCTCACGGACCCGATAACACTGAACTGGCTTATAAAAAG GTTGGAGATGGGCATCCGATGCGTCTCTGGCGAGTTTCGGTGGAGATGGAGGCTCCACCTGCCGTGGTGCTGCAGCGCGTTCTGCGAGAGCGCCACTTATGGGATGAAGATCTTCTGCATAGTCGAGTCATAGAGACTTTGGAAAACAACACAGAGGTCTTCCATTACATCACAGACAGCATGGCCCCTCATCCTCGCAGGAACTTTATAGTGCTCAG ACGTTGGTGTAGTGATCTTCCGAAGGGGGTGTGCATTCTCGTGTCCTCCTCTGTTGACCATGATAATGTGCAGGTGGAGGCAGGGTTACGGGCCGTTCTTCTGACATCACGCATCCTTATCGAGCCATGCGGAATGGGGCGGTCCCGACTTACACACTACTGCAGGGCCGATATACG GGGACGCTCACCTGATTGGTATAACAAAGTATTCGGTCACCTTTGTGCAATGGAGGTTGCCAGAATACGAAGCTCGTTCCCTGTTTTGTTGGCACATGGACCAGAGACAAAACTTTGA